From a region of the Trichoderma atroviride chromosome 6, complete sequence genome:
- a CDS encoding uncharacterized protein (EggNog:ENOG41~SECRETED:SignalP(1-25)~CAZy:GH18), whose translation MTRLLDARFLLLPAIASTLIGTASAQNATCALKGKPAGKVLMGYWENWDGASNGVHPGFGWTPIENPIIKQNGYNVINAAFPVILSDGTVLWENDMAPDTTIATPAEMCEAKAAGATILLSIGGASAGIDLSSSTVADKFVATIVPILKQYNFDGIDIDIETGLTGSGNINTLSTSQANLIRIIDGVLAAMPSNFGLTMAPETPYVTGGSVTYGSIWGSYLPIIQKYIQNGRLWWLNMQYYNDDYYGCSGDSYAAGTVAGFIAQTDCLNAGLTVQGTTIKIPYDMQVPGLPAQNGAGGGYMNPSLVGQAWDHYNGALKGLMTWSINWDGAGNWTFGDNLLTRIG comes from the coding sequence ATGACACGCCTTCTTGACGCCAgatttctgctgctgcctgccATCGCATCGACGTTAATTGGCACCGCTTCTGCACAAAATGCAACATGTGCACTCAAGGGAAAACCGGCCGGCAAAGTCCTGATGGGATATTGGGAGAACTGGGACGGAGCATCCAACGGCGTTCACCCCGGATTCGGCTGGACACCAATCGAAAACCCTATTATTAAACAGAATGGCTACAATGTGATCAACGCTGCTTTCCCCGTTATTCTGTCAGATGGCACAGTGCTGTGGGAAAACGACATGGCTCCTGATACTACGATTGCAACACCGGCCGAGATGTGTGAGGCTAAAGCAGCTGGAGCAACAATTCTTTTGTCAATCGGAGGTGCTTCTGCTGGCATAGACCTCAGCTCTAGTACAGTCGCCGACAAGTTTGTCGCGACCATTGTACCAATCTTGAAGCAGTACAACTTTGACGGTATTGATATCGACATTGAGACTGGTTTGACCGGCAGCGGCAATATCAACACGCTTTCCACATCCCAGGCCAACTTGATTCGCATCATTGATGGTGTTCTTGCTGCGATGCCTTCAAACTTTGGCTTGACTATGGCACCGGAGACACCATATGTTACAGGCGGTAGCGTCACGTATGGCTCTATTTGGGGATCATACCTGCCAATCATTCAAAAATATATCCAAAACGGCCGACTGTGGTGGCTCAACATGCAATACTACAACGACGACTACTACGGTTGCTCAGGCGACTCATACGCAGCCGGCACTGTCGCGGGATTTATTGCTCAGACTGATTGCTTGAATGCAGGACTTACTGTCCAAGGCACCACAATCAAGATCCCATACGACATGCAAGTACCCGGCCTACCTGCACAAAATGGAGCTGGCGGGGGCTATATGAACCCAAGCTTAGTAGGACAAGCATGGGACCACTACAACGGTGCTCTGAAAGGCTTGATGACGTGGTCAATCAATTGGGATGGAGCGGGTAACTGGACCTTTGGCGACAACTTGCTTACTCGCATTGGTTAG